The sequence CGGCGGGCGGCTATGCCCGGCTCGGCAGCAGCGTGCCGCCGCAGAGCCCGGTCGCGTGGGCGAACTTCATCACCGGCGCGGACCCAGGCGTGCACGGGATTTTTGACTTCATCCACCGCCATCCCGACCGGGGCTGCGCACCCTACTACGCGGCCTCGGAGACAGTTCAGGCGACGCAGGGGTGGGAAATTGGCGAGCACAAGCTGCCGCTGAATTTCTGGCCGTTCAATCACGGCACAACGCAGACGCTGCTCAAGCGCGAGGGCGTGCCGTTCTGGGATTACCTCGACGCCGCCGGCATTCCGTCGAAGTTCTACGACATTCCGTCCAATTATCCGCCGAGCCCCTCGACGCACGGGCACCAGGCCTGCCTGGCCGGCATGGGCACGCCGGACCTGCTGGGCACCTATGGCACGTACCAGTGTTTCTGGTCGCGCGCCCAGAAGGTGAAGGATGAGGGCGGCGGCCTGAAGAAGCCGATCGTGTTCAAGGACCACGTGGCGAAAGTGAAGCTGACCGGGCCGGTGAACACGCTCTTGAAGCAGCCGGTCGACACCGAGCTCGAGTTCTTCGTCTACCGCCATCCGACGGACGCGCAGGTACGGATCGAGATCGACGGGCACACGCTCGTGCTCAAGGAAGGCGAGTGGAGCGACTGGAAGCAGGTCAGCTTCCCGCTCAAGATGCCGTCGTTTCTGCCGGATGACAAGGTGACGGGCATCTGCCGGTTCTTCCTCCAGCAGGTGCGGCCGGAGTTCCGGCTGTACGTGTCGCCGCTGAACATCGACCCGTCGAACCCCGGTTCGCAGAAGATCAGCGAGCCGGCGGAGTTCGTGACGCAGATCGCGGACGAGCTGGGCCTGTTCCCGACGACCGGCTTCCAGGAAGACCACAAGGCGCTGTCGAACAAGATCTTCACGGACGAGGAGTACCGCGCCCAGGCCGACTATGTGCTGCAGGAGCGTTTGAACCTGCTGAACTACGCGCTCAAGCACTATGACGACGGGCTGCTGTTCTTCTACTTCTCCAGCACCGATCTGCAGGCGCACATGTTCTTCTGGGACAGCGACGAGAAGCACCCGACGCGCTCCGCGGCCGAGGCGCAGAAATACATGGGCGTGGTCGAGGATCTGTATCGCCGGATGGACACGGTGGTCGGCGACCTGGTCGCGCGCTACGCCGACCAGGCCACGATCATGGTGCTGTCCGACCACGGCTTCTGCAATTTCCGCCGGCAGTTCAACCTCAACACCTGGCTGCGTGAGAACGGCTACGTCGGGCCGGCGAACTGCGGCTCGCTGTACATGGACGATCGGAAGTACGGCCCGCGCGTGGACTGGTCGCAGACCCGGGCCTACGGGCTGGGCCTCAACGGCCTGTACCTGAATCTCAAGGGCCGCGAGAGCGAGGGCATCGTCGATCCGTCGGAGCGCGACGCGCTGCTCGAAGAGATCCGCGCGAAGCTGCTGGCCGTCCGCGACCCGGAAAACGGCGAGCCGGCGATCTCGGCCGTCTATCGCAGCGACGAGGTGTACACGGGGCCGTTCAAGGAGCGGGCGCCCGACCTGATCGTCGGCTATCGCCGCGGCTGGCGGTGTTCCTGGCTGACCGCGCTCGGTACGATCGAGCCCGAAGTGTTCAGCGACAACGATTCGGCGTGGAGTGCCGACCATTGCATGGCCACGGAGGAGTTGCCGGGCGTGCTGTTTGCCAGCCGGCCGATCCGGCATCCGCAGCCGGCGCTGGTCGATCTGGCCCCGACGATCCTCGCCGAGTTCAGCGTCACGCCGCCGGACACCATGAGCGGCAGGAACGTGTTTGCGGCGCCGGTAGTGGCCCTGGCCGACGCGGGACAGAAGGAGTGAGCCTCGTGCCGAAGATCAAACTCGATGACAACCTCTACGACCGGGTGAAGAAGGTGGCGCAGGTTGCCGGCTACGGCTCGCCGGAGGAGTTCATCACGCACATCATCGAGAAGGAGCTCGGGCAGCTCGAGGCCGGCGACGACGAGCAGAAAGTGCTCGAGCGGCTGCGCGGGCTGGGGTATATCGAGTAGTCCGGCGCACCGGGCGGCGGGCAGCGCGGTCCTGACCACCAGGAAACGCGTCGGATGAGCGTTATCAACTGGCTGCTGATCAGCATCGGCAATGCGGCGCAATGGCTGTGGCATGCGCTGGCGACCGGGGGGGCCGCGGTGTGGGAGGTAGTGGACGCGGTGCTGAACCCGGTGCTGTCCCGGGTACTGGCGGTGCTGAATCCGATCTGCACGGCGATCGGTGACGGCGTGTACATGGTGCTCGCGCCGCTGCCGGTCTGGCTGGGGCTGACGGTGATTTCCGCGGTCATGGGCGTGCTGATGCTGATCGGCTTCCGATACACGTCCAACCAGGCGGCGATCGGGCGGGCGCGCGACGACATCACGGCGAATCTGCTGGCGCTGAAGCTGTACAAGGACGAAGTGCGTGTTGCGGTGCGCGCGCAGGGCCGGGTGCTCGCCGCCCTGTTGCGCTTGCAGTGGCACATGCTCCGGCCGCTACTGATCATGCTGCTGCCGATGTTGCTGGTGCTGGCGCAGATGGGGGTCCGCTACCAGTGGCGGCCGCTGCGGGTGGGCGAGCAGGCAAACATCACCGTGCGACTCAGGGACGCGCCGGTGGACCTGGCCGGCGTCGCGCTCGCCGAAAATCCGGCGCTGGTCGTCGAGGCCGGGCCGATCCCGGGGGGTGGCGCGCTGGTCTGGCGCGTGCGGGCGGCGACCACGGGCCGGCATACGCTGCGCCTCACGATTGGCGGACAGACCTACGACAAGGAATTCGTCGTCGGCGACGCATTTCAGCGCGTCAGCGCGTCGCGCTCGGAACCACGGTGGACGGCTCAGATATTCCACCCCATCGAGCCACGGCTGCC is a genomic window of Phycisphaerae bacterium containing:
- a CDS encoding alkaline phosphatase family protein, encoding MVVSNELVPLSRRRFLQVASAAGLTSILCFHGGCSPFGKGGEARQKSAAAGKKMIVVGIDGFDPRLAERLMDAGELPHLAAMRAAGGYARLGSSVPPQSPVAWANFITGADPGVHGIFDFIHRHPDRGCAPYYAASETVQATQGWEIGEHKLPLNFWPFNHGTTQTLLKREGVPFWDYLDAAGIPSKFYDIPSNYPPSPSTHGHQACLAGMGTPDLLGTYGTYQCFWSRAQKVKDEGGGLKKPIVFKDHVAKVKLTGPVNTLLKQPVDTELEFFVYRHPTDAQVRIEIDGHTLVLKEGEWSDWKQVSFPLKMPSFLPDDKVTGICRFFLQQVRPEFRLYVSPLNIDPSNPGSQKISEPAEFVTQIADELGLFPTTGFQEDHKALSNKIFTDEEYRAQADYVLQERLNLLNYALKHYDDGLLFFYFSSTDLQAHMFFWDSDEKHPTRSAAEAQKYMGVVEDLYRRMDTVVGDLVARYADQATIMVLSDHGFCNFRRQFNLNTWLRENGYVGPANCGSLYMDDRKYGPRVDWSQTRAYGLGLNGLYLNLKGRESEGIVDPSERDALLEEIRAKLLAVRDPENGEPAISAVYRSDEVYTGPFKERAPDLIVGYRRGWRCSWLTALGTIEPEVFSDNDSAWSADHCMATEELPGVLFASRPIRHPQPALVDLAPTILAEFSVTPPDTMSGRNVFAAPVVALADAGQKE